A genomic segment from Salvia splendens isolate huo1 chromosome 13, SspV2, whole genome shotgun sequence encodes:
- the LOC121762773 gene encoding probable phytol kinase 3, chloroplastic isoform X2, with the protein MAMAIAFFTIPPNSTPNLRCPLKKDAFNFIHLLKPTPRRRIRRELKSVAAMFTDNVVVSDLIAGGLSGGIALSLLKLWEQTAKRRIFDQKLNRKLVHITMGLAFMLCWPMFSPGRQGAIFAALIPAVNILKMLLMGLGIWKDDATVKSMTRDGDYRELLKGPLYYASTITLASAIYWRTSPIAIAAVCNMCAGDGMADIVGRRFGGQKLPYNKNKSINGSIAMASAGFLASLGLVF; encoded by the exons ATGGCCATGGCAATCGCTTTCTTCACAATCCCCCCAAATTCCACCCCCAATTTGCGTTGCCCTCTGAAGAAAGACGCCTTCAATTTCATCCACCTGCTCAAGCCGACGCCGCGGAGGAGGATCCGCCGGGAGCTGAAGTCGGTGGCGGCTATGTTTACTGACAACGTCGTTGTCAGCGACCTCATCGCCGGCGGTTTGTCGGGCGGGATTGCGCTGTCGCTGCTTAAGCTTTGGGAACAAACGGCTAAGAGACGCATATTTGACCAG AAACTAAATAGGAAGCTTGTACACATCACTATGGGATTAGCATTCATGCTTTGCTGGCCTATGTTCAG TCCTGGTCGCCAGGGAGCGATTTTCGCAGCTCTCATTCCTGCtgttaatatattaaaaatgctTCTAATGGGGCTTGGAATATGGAAGGATGATGCAACTGTCAAGTCCATGACCAGAGATGGGGACTATCG GGAACTCCTTAAGGGGCCGTTGTACTATGCTTCCACGATCACTTTAGCTAGTGCCATTTACTGGAGAACATCACCTATAGCGATTGCAGCAGTTTGTAACATGTGTGCTGGTGATG GTATGGCTGATATTGTGGGTCGTCGTTTTGGTGGACAGAAACTTCCctacaacaaaaataaatcaattaacGGCAGTATTGCAATGGCGAGTGCTGGTTTCTTGGCTTCACTCGG TTTAGTTTTCTGA
- the LOC121762773 gene encoding probable phytol kinase 3, chloroplastic isoform X1 codes for MAMAIAFFTIPPNSTPNLRCPLKKDAFNFIHLLKPTPRRRIRRELKSVAAMFTDNVVVSDLIAGGLSGGIALSLLKLWEQTAKRRIFDQKLNRKLVHITMGLAFMLCWPMFSPGRQGAIFAALIPAVNILKMLLMGLGIWKDDATVKSMTRDGDYRELLKGPLYYASTITLASAIYWRTSPIAIAAVCNMCAGDGMADIVGRRFGGQKLPYNKNKSINGSIAMASAGFLASLGFMLYYSSFGFMEESMKTVLGFLIVSAAAALVESHPLSSELDDNLTVPLTAVLVGSLVF; via the exons ATGGCCATGGCAATCGCTTTCTTCACAATCCCCCCAAATTCCACCCCCAATTTGCGTTGCCCTCTGAAGAAAGACGCCTTCAATTTCATCCACCTGCTCAAGCCGACGCCGCGGAGGAGGATCCGCCGGGAGCTGAAGTCGGTGGCGGCTATGTTTACTGACAACGTCGTTGTCAGCGACCTCATCGCCGGCGGTTTGTCGGGCGGGATTGCGCTGTCGCTGCTTAAGCTTTGGGAACAAACGGCTAAGAGACGCATATTTGACCAG AAACTAAATAGGAAGCTTGTACACATCACTATGGGATTAGCATTCATGCTTTGCTGGCCTATGTTCAG TCCTGGTCGCCAGGGAGCGATTTTCGCAGCTCTCATTCCTGCtgttaatatattaaaaatgctTCTAATGGGGCTTGGAATATGGAAGGATGATGCAACTGTCAAGTCCATGACCAGAGATGGGGACTATCG GGAACTCCTTAAGGGGCCGTTGTACTATGCTTCCACGATCACTTTAGCTAGTGCCATTTACTGGAGAACATCACCTATAGCGATTGCAGCAGTTTGTAACATGTGTGCTGGTGATG GTATGGCTGATATTGTGGGTCGTCGTTTTGGTGGACAGAAACTTCCctacaacaaaaataaatcaattaacGGCAGTATTGCAATGGCGAGTGCTGGTTTCTTGGCTTCACTCGG ATTCATGCTCTACTATTCATCTTTCGGTTTCATGGAAGAAAGCATGAAAACGGTTCTTGGGTTTCTGATAGTGTCTGCTGCTGCTGCATTAGTTGAATCACACCCTTTAAGCAGTGAGCTCGATGACAACTTGACTGTGCCACTGACGGCTGTTTTGGTTGGCAGTTTAGTTTTCTGA
- the LOC121760315 gene encoding farnesol kinase, chloroplastic-like, which translates to MFSDNVVISNIIAGGLSAGITGSVLKLLEITATRGVFDQKLNRKLVHISFGLVFMLCWPLFSSGCAGAVVASLIPGMNVVNMLLLGSGIRKDDATVKSMTRTNDHRELLKGPLCYISVLTLVTAFYWRTSPIAIAVFCNVCAGDGMADIFGRRFGRKKLPYNRDKSVAGTVAMACAGFLASVGYMLYFSGLGYIEASFKLVTKFLVVSIASALVESHPKSTQLDDNFTVPLAVFLFGTLLF; encoded by the exons ATGTTTTCCGACAACGTCGTTATCAGTAATATCATAGCCGGCGGCTTGTCGGCTGGGATTACGGGTTCCGTGCTCAAATTATTGGAAATAACTGCTACCAGAGGCGTATTTGATCAG AAACTGAATAGGAAGCTGGTGCACATTAGCTTTGGATTAGTCTTCATGCTTTGCTGGCCTCTGTTCAG ttctGGTTGTGCTGGAGCAGTTGTAGCATCTCTCATTCCCGGTATGAATGTCGTCAACATGCTTCTTTTGGGATCCGGGATACGGAAGGACGACGCAACTGTCAAGTCGATGACAAGGACCAATGACCATAG GGAGCTACTGAAGGGGCCGTTGTGTTATATTTCCGTGTTGACACTTGTCACTGCATTCTACTGGCGAACGTCTCCTATCGCGATTGCAGTATTCTGCAACGTGTGTGCTGGTGATG GCATGGCTGACATTTTTGGGAGGCGGTTCGGGCGCAAAAAACTTCCCTACAACAGAGACAAGTCCGTGGCTGGTACCGTAGCGATGGCATGTGCCGGTTTCTTGGCTTCTGTCGG ATACATGCTCTACTTCTCGGGGTTGGGCTACATCGAAGCAAGCTTCAAATTGGTGACTAAGTTTTTGGTAGTGTCCATTGCTTCTGCATTAGTTGAATCTCACCCTAAAAGCACTCAACTTGATGACAATTTCACAGTACCATTGGCTGTCTTCTTGTTTGGCACTTTGCTCTTTTGA
- the LOC121760392 gene encoding uncharacterized protein LOC121760392 — protein sequence MANRNRAVPLPSEDTSSPYFLHPSDNPGINLIQQQLTGSNYAAWSRAFSTALLAKNKLVFVDGSILRRARDDLLYQPWILCNSMVISCLRNSVSSQICSSIMYLDDAYAIWFDFNEHFSIADSARIYQLRQQLMALSQGSSDVTSYFTNLRILWDEYRNSQPTSWCTCTRCTCDSASKWNQHQENE from the coding sequence ATGGCTAATCGAAACCGAGCTGTTCCACTCCCATCCGAGGACACATCCAGTCCATACTTCCTCCATCCGAGCGATAATCCAGGAATTAATCTCATTCAACAACAACTCACTGGATCTAACTATGCGGCTTGGAGCAGAGCGTTCAGCACTGCTCTCCTTGCCAAAAATAAACTTGTTTTTGTTGATGGATCCATTCTCCGGCGAGCTCGTGATGATCTCCTTTATCAGCCATGGATCCTTTGCAACAGCATGGTAATTTCATGTCTCCGCAACTCAGTCTCCTCACAAATATGCTCCAGCATCATGTACCTTGATGATGCTTATGCGATCTGGTTCGATTTCAACGAGCACTTCTCCATTGCTGATTCTGCTCGGATCTATCAACTTCGCCAACAACTCATGGCTCTTTCTCAAGGATCTTCGGATGTTACTTCTTACTTCACCAATCTTCGTATACTTTGGGATGAATACAGAAATTCTCAGCCTACTTCTTGGTGCACATGTACTAGATGCACCTGTGACAGTGCATCAAAATGGAACCAGCATCAAGAGAATGAATGA